A single region of the Bacteroidota bacterium genome encodes:
- a CDS encoding AraC family transcriptional regulator yields the protein MKLYIKHMVSLRCKMMVKEALNNLGLHCNVVELGQIDIMENIDFMQRQALKQNLLKSGLELMEDKKAMLIEKIKNVIIEMVHYADEPPKTNYSDYISEKLNHDYTYLSNIFSEVKGITIQQFIIINKIERAKELLLYDELNLTEISYKLNYSSVAHLSNQFKKITGLTPSEFKHHTDQKRMALEEI from the coding sequence ATGAAACTGTATATTAAACACATGGTGAGTCTTCGTTGCAAGATGATGGTAAAAGAAGCGTTAAACAATTTAGGTCTACATTGTAATGTTGTTGAATTAGGCCAGATTGATATTATGGAGAATATAGACTTCATGCAGCGCCAAGCCTTAAAGCAAAATTTGCTTAAATCAGGTCTTGAGCTAATGGAGGATAAAAAAGCGATGCTTATTGAAAAAATTAAAAACGTAATTATTGAAATGGTTCACTACGCTGACGAACCACCAAAAACTAATTACTCTGATTATATAAGTGAAAAGCTAAACCATGATTATACTTATTTGTCAAATATATTTTCGGAGGTAAAAGGTATAACCATTCAGCAGTTTATTATTATTAATAAAATAGAAAGAGCCAAAGAATTATTGCTGTATGATGAATTAAATTTAACTGAGATTTCGTACAAACTTAATTACAGCAGCGTAGCCCATTTATCAAACCAGTTTAAAAAAATTACCGGATTAACACCTTCAGAATTTAAACACCATACTGATCAAAAAAGAATGGCCCTTGAAGAAATTTAG
- a CDS encoding DUF1003 domain-containing protein has protein sequence MESKNSKQKQKIWAKATHFGGSWKFIILYAIIFTFWVVFNMISLTYLQINPYLFILINLGLSGIATLQAPFILMNQNRIEEIDRLRKENDNLINRKPEIQIKSLEQKMDLLLEAQNKTLFEAQEKQVTLLKEINLKLDTLKHKGF, from the coding sequence ATGGAAAGCAAAAATAGTAAGCAAAAGCAGAAAATATGGGCTAAAGCAACGCACTTTGGAGGCAGCTGGAAATTCATTATTCTATATGCCATTATTTTCACCTTTTGGGTTGTTTTCAATATGATAAGTTTAACCTATTTACAGATTAATCCTTATCTGTTTATTTTAATAAATTTAGGTTTATCAGGAATAGCAACACTGCAAGCTCCCTTTATACTAATGAACCAAAACAGGATAGAGGAAATTGACAGATTAAGAAAAGAGAACGATAACCTGATTAACCGGAAACCGGAAATACAAATAAAAAGTCTTGAACAAAAAATGGACTTACTATTAGAGGCTCAGAACAAAACACTATTTGAAGCACAAGAAAAACAAGTTACACTGCTCAAAGAAATAAACCTGAAGCTTGATACACTAAAACATAAAGGTTTTTAA
- a CDS encoding CsbD family protein, whose translation MTNLTKLQGSWNETKGKLKQKFAELTDDDLLLIEGKEDELLGRLQKRLGKTKDDIHKIITEL comes from the coding sequence ATGACTAACTTAACAAAACTCCAAGGCAGCTGGAATGAAACCAAAGGAAAATTAAAACAAAAGTTTGCTGAACTAACTGATGATGATTTGCTGTTGATAGAAGGCAAAGAAGATGAACTGCTTGGAAGACTTCAGAAACGTTTAGGAAAAACCAAAGACGACATTCATAAAATTATAACTGAATTATAA
- a CDS encoding lmo0937 family membrane protein: MGNLLYIIAVILVIIWIIGFVGYSAGGIIHILLVIALISIILRIIQGRKI, translated from the coding sequence ATGGGAAACTTATTATATATTATAGCCGTCATCCTTGTTATTATATGGATAATAGGCTTTGTAGGGTACAGTGCAGGCGGAATTATTCATATACTTTTAGTCATAGCACTTATCTCTATTATACTTAGAATTATTCAAGGTAGAAAAATATAA
- a CDS encoding YtxH domain-containing protein → MNSGKVVLGVLAGLASGAILGILFAPDKGSETRKKIAKKGSDSIDELKEKLSDLMSALNENYEDIKDDATKLFEKGKSRVDEVKKEVKSY, encoded by the coding sequence ATGAACTCAGGAAAAGTAGTTTTAGGCGTATTGGCAGGACTTGCCTCAGGCGCTATTTTAGGCATATTATTCGCACCAGATAAAGGGTCAGAAACCAGAAAAAAAATTGCCAAAAAAGGATCAGATTCAATTGATGAACTGAAAGAAAAATTAAGCGATTTAATGTCCGCTTTAAACGAAAATTATGAAGACATAAAAGACGATGCTACAAAACTTTTCGAAAAAGGAAAAAGCAGAGTGGATGAAGTCAAAAAAGAGGTTAAATCTTATTAA
- a CDS encoding NAD(P)H-dependent oxidoreductase produces MTIIEALNWRYATKRMNGETVPKEDLACILEAIRLAPSSFGLQPYSIIVIENMELLKKVQPIANSQPQITEASALLVFAAWDNVTQERINDYITLVATTRNVTEDDLKPDKEEMEELLKNTAEDNFKWASKQAYIALGMGLTAAALNKIDTTPMEGFKNAMLDELLQLKERGLRSAALMAIGYRDEEHDLLVKLPKVRRAKEDIFITLQAEIGFTATHINSINNNI; encoded by the coding sequence ATGACTATAATTGAGGCTCTTAATTGGCGATACGCTACTAAACGCATGAATGGCGAAACCGTTCCAAAAGAGGATTTAGCCTGTATTTTAGAGGCTATACGGTTAGCTCCTTCCTCATTCGGATTACAGCCTTATTCAATTATTGTTATTGAAAATATGGAGCTGCTTAAAAAAGTGCAACCCATTGCCAATAGTCAACCACAAATAACCGAAGCTTCAGCTTTACTTGTATTTGCTGCCTGGGACAATGTAACCCAGGAAAGAATAAACGATTATATAACATTGGTAGCAACTACCAGAAATGTTACCGAAGATGATTTAAAGCCGGATAAAGAGGAGATGGAAGAGCTGCTTAAAAACACTGCTGAAGATAATTTTAAGTGGGCATCAAAACAAGCTTATATAGCGCTTGGAATGGGCTTAACTGCAGCAGCTCTAAACAAAATAGATACAACACCTATGGAGGGCTTTAAAAACGCAATGCTTGACGAGCTATTGCAACTTAAAGAAAGAGGTTTACGCAGCGCTGCTCTCATGGCCATTGGCTACCGCGATGAGGAGCATGACCTGCTTGTAAAATTACCTAAAGTACGTAGAGCTAAAGAAGATATTTTTATAACACTACAGGCCGAAATAGGCTTTACTGCTACCCATATCAACAGCATAAATAACAATATTTGA
- a CDS encoding DUF4199 domain-containing protein, which produces MIETVNNNDPLIKKTIEETEVSIPKVALIAGFIIYLLLTLSFLIMKYFQVIHFPALRFANIFILVIGLIFTFIYYRSKTNILNIAYLEGLWLGMLTTLLSCAAFGIFIFIYFHFVDSPALQELEGNTIMMGHSLTASAAALSSIVEGLCIGGITSFIIMQYYKSGFYKTRQERNNDISKF; this is translated from the coding sequence ATGATAGAAACAGTTAATAACAATGATCCATTGATAAAAAAAACAATAGAAGAAACAGAAGTATCAATACCAAAAGTTGCTTTAATAGCAGGTTTTATCATATACCTATTGTTAACTTTATCTTTTCTGATAATGAAATACTTTCAGGTTATTCATTTTCCCGCCCTTCGCTTTGCCAATATTTTTATTTTAGTTATTGGCCTTATTTTCACTTTTATATATTACCGTAGCAAAACAAACATTTTAAACATTGCCTATTTAGAAGGCTTATGGCTGGGTATGTTAACTACCTTACTTAGTTGTGCTGCTTTCGGTATTTTTATATTTATCTATTTCCATTTTGTTGATAGCCCAGCACTACAAGAACTTGAAGGTAATACTATTATGATGGGTCACTCATTAACTGCTTCTGCAGCAGCATTGAGCAGTATAGTTGAAGGCTTGTGTATAGGAGGCATTACTTCCTTTATAATTATGCAGTATTATAAATCAGGATTTTACAAAACACGCCAGGAAAGGAACAACGATATCTCTAAATTTTAA
- a CDS encoding OmpA family protein, which translates to MKRLLISSLILFSAFGAMAQTEERKWNIGLMGGTSEYAGDLGNRFLYFNNKTIDNIDKTYTLGLSLTRYLTPSFDLGGMGTYGSWSYYEPNQAGFRADMLHLNLHIKYKFNNGYMLEENSIFQPYLLTGVGLSRFQGTGTVEGKDFSLMVGGGLNVRLSGVVGINYQATYGYLVTSDERDLQPVSSMNDAFLLHTIGLNFNLGKAYDEDGDGVNDKKDKCPATPKTAKVDRDGCPVDSDKDGVADYLDLCPTEVGTAKGCPDTDKDGVADKEDQCPDVAGILALGGCPDTDNDGIIDSKDKCPNVKGTLAFEGCPDTDGDGVKDDEDACPDVKGSVSLKGCPDADNDGIEDSKDQCPNAKGPASTNGCPDTDNDGVNDGIDKCITVAGSPAHAGCPDTDNDGVFDDIDRCITLPGTFANKGCPEVSRAVTQLFQKALQGIQFETGKAVIKPVSYPILDAIVKVMKENPSYKLMIGGHTDDVGDDAMNMTLSQDRATSVSNYLITKGVDPLRLTATGYGETMPVDTNKSAKGRTRNRRVEFKVEFLEVVK; encoded by the coding sequence ATGAAACGTTTACTAATTTCTTCACTGATTTTATTCAGTGCGTTTGGTGCCATGGCACAAACAGAAGAGCGCAAATGGAATATAGGCCTTATGGGTGGTACAAGCGAGTATGCTGGCGATTTAGGCAACCGCTTTTTATATTTTAACAATAAAACTATTGATAATATTGATAAGACATATACACTCGGTTTAAGCTTAACGCGTTATTTAACTCCTTCTTTTGATTTAGGTGGAATGGGAACTTACGGTTCTTGGAGCTATTATGAACCCAATCAAGCGGGTTTCAGAGCTGATATGTTGCACTTAAACTTACATATAAAATATAAATTTAATAATGGGTATATGTTGGAAGAAAACAGCATTTTTCAACCTTATTTGTTAACGGGTGTAGGCTTGTCAAGATTTCAAGGTACAGGTACTGTAGAAGGTAAAGACTTTTCACTAATGGTGGGAGGTGGACTTAACGTAAGACTAAGTGGTGTAGTAGGTATCAATTACCAAGCTACTTATGGTTATTTAGTTACCAGTGATGAACGCGATTTACAACCTGTTAGTAGTATGAATGATGCATTCTTATTACACACCATTGGTTTAAACTTTAATTTAGGAAAAGCATATGACGAAGATGGTGATGGTGTAAATGATAAAAAAGACAAATGCCCGGCTACTCCAAAAACTGCTAAAGTTGACAGAGACGGATGTCCTGTTGATTCAGACAAAGATGGTGTGGCTGATTATTTAGATTTATGCCCTACTGAAGTAGGAACCGCAAAAGGTTGCCCTGATACAGATAAAGATGGTGTGGCTGATAAAGAAGATCAGTGCCCTGACGTAGCCGGTATATTAGCCTTAGGCGGATGTCCTGATACAGACAATGATGGTATAATTGACAGCAAAGATAAATGTCCTAATGTTAAAGGTACATTAGCCTTTGAAGGATGTCCTGATACTGATGGTGATGGTGTAAAAGATGATGAAGATGCATGTCCTGATGTAAAAGGTTCTGTTTCGTTAAAAGGTTGCCCTGATGCTGATAATGATGGTATTGAAGATTCAAAAGATCAGTGTCCGAATGCAAAAGGCCCTGCAAGTACTAACGGATGCCCTGATACTGATAATGATGGTGTAAATGATGGTATTGATAAATGTATTACAGTTGCAGGTAGCCCGGCTCACGCAGGTTGTCCTGATACTGATAACGATGGTGTATTTGATGATATTGACAGATGTATAACTTTACCTGGAACATTTGCTAACAAAGGTTGTCCTGAAGTTTCTAGAGCAGTAACGCAATTATTCCAAAAAGCATTACAAGGAATACAGTTTGAAACAGGCAAAGCAGTTATTAAACCGGTTTCATACCCTATATTAGATGCTATTGTTAAAGTAATGAAAGAAAATCCTTCTTATAAATTAATGATAGGCGGCCATACTGATGATGTAGGTGACGATGCAATGAATATGACTCTTTCACAAGATCGTGCCACTTCAGTTTCCAACTATTTAATTACTAAAGGTGTTGATCCACTACGTTTAACCGCAACAGGCTATGGTGAAACAATGCCGGTAGACACTAACAAATCAGCAAAAGGAAGAACACGCAACAGACGCGTAGAGTTTAAAGTGGAATTCTTAGAAGTAGTAAAGTAG